From a single Bacillus pumilus genomic region:
- the xpt gene encoding xanthine phosphoribosyltransferase: MELLRQKIENEGIVLSNQVLKVDAFLNHQIDPALMHEIGQEFAKLFKHDGITKIITIESSGIAPAVMAGLALQVPVVFARKRQSLTLTDQLLTASVYSFTKKVESNIAVSNTHLCENDCVLIIDDFLANGEAAKGLAKIAQQAKAKVAGFGIVIEKSFQPGRDALVQMGYRVESLARIESLEEGKVTFVREVQS; the protein is encoded by the coding sequence ATGGAATTGTTACGTCAAAAAATTGAGAACGAAGGAATCGTTCTATCAAATCAAGTGTTAAAGGTAGATGCCTTTTTAAATCATCAAATTGATCCTGCGTTAATGCATGAGATCGGCCAAGAGTTTGCTAAACTATTCAAACATGATGGCATTACAAAAATCATCACAATCGAATCTTCTGGCATTGCACCTGCTGTGATGGCTGGACTTGCTCTACAAGTACCGGTTGTCTTTGCTCGAAAACGTCAGTCACTGACACTAACAGATCAATTATTAACAGCAAGCGTGTACTCTTTTACAAAAAAAGTAGAAAGCAACATCGCTGTCTCAAATACACATCTCTGTGAAAATGATTGTGTTTTAATCATTGATGACTTTTTAGCGAACGGTGAGGCGGCTAAAGGACTTGCTAAAATCGCACAGCAGGCGAAAGCAAAAGTAGCCGGATTTGGCATTGTCATTGAAAAGTCTTTCCAGCCAGGAAGAGATGCGCTTGTTCAAATGGGCTACCGCGTCGAATCCCTTGCACGTATTGAATCACTTGAGGAAGGGAAAGTCACATTTGTACGAGAGGTCCAATCATGA
- a CDS encoding ribonuclease YeeF family protein gives MKILDAPSLISAVEKRSKAYEQLQEEMKVVKKALKSVSGLGDEFTGKGADNIKAFYNDLALYTDTYLDFIEMQKAFLDGVKGKLDDESLGGSTFIDEHFLDAQLKQGIQNNKDMVKEQKDALSTIFDDISDLIELHTFSSKEVNEHLDDANKKRKETIDVLHKIDHELKTEYAKSEAIENHLKTFYAKMMAATGQGKNAQPMYYDAKAFHETAVYKNHDKIDAQVKAYLKVKKEEKEKRRIKELKEKLNDPSCISEAKYFEIVDEIGYENLSYDQKMYYSQLLQIKAQEEASEVFVDSVKGAAVGLYDVAKDTVVGIYDLVTDPGGAVESVVTAVSHPIETSKAIGKAISDSYERDMVNGDSYSRAHWVSYATGTIATSIFGTKGLGSVSKTGVATTKTAVVSGVNKTKHLANNVTINDLLPYSPKHQLAGIKNVPYNVVDGASLKERLVMLAEGIKNPRTRLPRSNGRWEGVPGNGKWYSDNPKVKAITGGKPVEFIDKRPNFTPWEKGRLHFKEGKLTGEKSDFSLVYKKLKNSMVLNLNMRRKNGLQK, from the coding sequence ATGAAAATATTAGATGCTCCCTCCCTTATATCAGCTGTTGAGAAAAGATCAAAGGCATATGAACAGCTTCAAGAAGAAATGAAAGTTGTGAAAAAAGCATTAAAAAGTGTGTCGGGGTTAGGTGATGAATTTACCGGGAAAGGTGCAGATAATATCAAAGCTTTTTATAATGATCTTGCACTTTACACCGACACTTATCTTGATTTTATCGAGATGCAAAAGGCTTTTTTAGATGGAGTGAAAGGAAAGCTTGATGATGAATCATTAGGCGGGAGCACATTTATTGATGAGCACTTTTTAGACGCTCAATTGAAGCAAGGCATTCAGAATAATAAAGATATGGTCAAAGAACAAAAAGATGCTCTTTCCACTATTTTTGACGATATCAGTGATTTAATTGAATTACACACATTTTCAAGTAAAGAGGTCAATGAACATTTAGACGATGCGAACAAAAAAAGAAAAGAGACAATTGATGTTTTACATAAAATAGATCATGAGCTAAAAACAGAATACGCAAAGTCAGAAGCGATTGAGAATCACCTCAAAACTTTTTATGCAAAAATGATGGCTGCTACAGGACAAGGAAAGAACGCTCAGCCTATGTATTATGATGCAAAAGCATTTCATGAAACAGCTGTGTACAAGAATCATGATAAAATCGATGCACAGGTGAAAGCCTATTTAAAAGTGAAAAAAGAAGAAAAAGAGAAACGAAGAATTAAAGAATTGAAAGAAAAGCTCAATGATCCTTCGTGTATATCAGAAGCGAAATACTTTGAGATTGTCGATGAAATTGGATATGAAAATCTTTCTTACGATCAAAAAATGTATTACAGCCAGCTCCTTCAAATCAAAGCACAGGAAGAAGCATCAGAGGTATTCGTTGATAGTGTAAAAGGTGCTGCAGTTGGTCTATACGATGTGGCGAAAGATACAGTAGTTGGCATCTACGATCTTGTAACAGACCCTGGGGGTGCCGTTGAATCAGTCGTAACGGCTGTTTCTCATCCAATAGAAACGTCGAAGGCGATTGGAAAGGCGATTTCAGACTCCTATGAAAGAGATATGGTAAACGGTGACTCTTATTCGAGAGCACATTGGGTTAGCTACGCAACAGGTACCATAGCCACTTCTATATTCGGAACGAAAGGTTTAGGTTCTGTTTCTAAAACTGGCGTAGCAACAACGAAAACAGCTGTTGTAAGTGGTGTGAATAAAACTAAGCATCTCGCTAATAACGTTACCATCAACGACTTGCTACCTTATTCGCCAAAGCATCAACTAGCAGGGATTAAAAATGTTCCTTATAATGTTGTAGACGGAGCTTCTTTAAAAGAACGTTTAGTAATGCTGGCTGAAGGAATAAAAAACCCAAGAACTCGTCTTCCAAGATCGAATGGAAGATGGGAAGGTGTGCCAGGTAACGGGAAATGGTATTCAGATAACCCAAAAGTAAAGGCCATTACTGGAGGAAAACCAGTTGAATTTATAGATAAACGCCCAAATTTCACTCCTTGGGAAAAGGGTCGACTTCATTTTAAAGAGGGGAAATTAACTGGTGAAAAATCTGATTTTAGTTTGGTATATAAAAAACTAAAAAACAGTATGGTTTTAAATCTCAACATGAGGCGAAAGAATGGCTTGCAAAAGTGA
- a CDS encoding tail fiber domain-containing protein yields the protein MGFRMPHPDTGEYVPMAIELLKSDGVGYTAPEIKAKFDGILDSVTNLSTTTTDKLKEMADLIGDIGELAGDTGSIVDTIKKELNQRGINVKWLGAVGDGETDDTPAFLAAEALSNNEYPIFVPPGTYLADQADLKGNYFGNGAFLIVKEREAFNATAPPSQKRDQRLFPLTSFPLPILNEFYGKNSGYKITLDAYGNTSTGEESLKNLTSGKQNTAIGFLSQMNNQTQYSNVSIGGSSLAQGSYYSRTTAIGNNSLKWAGIKDPIVSRHELWFNEKDLNNIWNISGTDSYILKQMNPEVEKLIQPTGYPAPQGAVIVNEGGGFPAATSSSQVLGNTGIGRNALLQLVRGIHNTAIGYQALARSYTTEKCTAIGAFALANNLAGKENIGIGRNAMKYNQTGQKNIVIGNNAMGYDVFGTRNIFIGHQAGQRSNGNKNASHTLNTVIGTYAHQNKTDGEANVSIGARTLLNGANGSRNVVVGTEAGINYTGNNSIIIGNKAMPSSNQDRLLWIDYGNDGNASPFIYGDMGNNIMNLRANLRPDTDASQSLGAPSRRWANIYASNGTINTSDERYKQNITDIPDEWLDAWSEVDFCRFKFKDAVSEKGSSARWHIGVIAQRIDEVFKKHGLDATEIGLLCYDKWDSEFVNKVDSKTGEFTGETIEVVKGGFMWGIRADECQFLEMALMRRETQKMQQEMRELKAALLK from the coding sequence ATGGGTTTTAGAATGCCACATCCTGATACTGGTGAATATGTACCAATGGCCATTGAATTGCTGAAATCTGACGGTGTTGGATATACCGCACCTGAAATTAAAGCCAAATTTGATGGAATTCTAGATTCGGTAACAAACCTGTCTACAACAACTACTGATAAGCTAAAAGAAATGGCTGATTTAATTGGAGACATTGGTGAGCTTGCAGGTGATACTGGAAGTATTGTGGACACAATCAAAAAAGAACTAAATCAGCGTGGGATAAATGTTAAATGGCTAGGAGCGGTTGGAGATGGTGAAACAGATGACACTCCAGCCTTTCTTGCAGCAGAAGCATTGTCTAATAATGAGTATCCTATTTTTGTGCCACCAGGCACATATTTAGCTGATCAAGCCGATTTAAAAGGAAATTATTTTGGTAATGGTGCATTTCTTATTGTCAAAGAAAGAGAAGCTTTCAACGCAACTGCTCCCCCAAGTCAAAAAAGAGACCAGCGTCTATTCCCTCTTACATCTTTTCCTCTACCTATCCTCAATGAATTCTATGGCAAAAACTCAGGATATAAAATTACTTTAGATGCTTATGGAAATACATCTACGGGCGAAGAGTCTTTAAAAAATCTTACTTCTGGAAAGCAAAATACGGCTATCGGCTTCCTATCCCAGATGAACAACCAAACCCAATACTCAAACGTTTCAATTGGTGGAAGTTCTCTAGCACAAGGGAGCTATTACAGCCGTACTACAGCTATCGGAAACAACTCCTTAAAATGGGCTGGTATTAAAGATCCGATCGTATCTAGGCATGAATTGTGGTTTAATGAGAAGGATTTAAACAACATTTGGAATATTTCAGGAACAGATTCTTACATCTTGAAACAGATGAACCCTGAAGTTGAAAAATTAATTCAGCCTACTGGGTACCCTGCTCCACAAGGTGCAGTTATTGTTAACGAGGGCGGAGGATTCCCCGCAGCAACTTCTTCATCTCAAGTGCTAGGGAATACTGGAATTGGTCGTAACGCCTTGCTTCAATTGGTTAGAGGTATCCATAATACCGCAATTGGATATCAAGCTCTCGCAAGATCTTATACTACCGAAAAATGTACTGCTATTGGTGCATTTGCATTGGCCAACAACCTTGCTGGTAAAGAAAATATCGGTATTGGTAGAAATGCAATGAAGTATAACCAAACTGGTCAAAAGAACATTGTTATCGGTAATAACGCAATGGGTTATGACGTATTCGGGACTAGAAATATTTTCATTGGGCATCAAGCAGGTCAAAGATCAAACGGAAATAAGAATGCATCTCACACTTTAAATACCGTTATTGGTACTTATGCTCATCAAAACAAAACAGATGGTGAAGCGAACGTTTCTATCGGTGCTAGAACACTTCTAAATGGTGCAAATGGTAGTCGAAACGTTGTTGTAGGTACTGAAGCTGGTATCAACTATACTGGCAATAATTCTATTATCATCGGTAATAAAGCGATGCCTAGCAGCAACCAAGATCGATTGTTATGGATTGATTATGGAAATGACGGCAATGCCTCTCCTTTCATCTATGGTGATATGGGAAATAATATTATGAACCTTCGTGCAAACTTGCGACCTGACACGGATGCTTCTCAATCATTAGGTGCTCCTTCAAGACGATGGGCTAACATCTATGCTTCAAATGGAACAATCAACACTTCTGATGAGAGATACAAGCAAAACATCACTGATATTCCTGACGAATGGCTAGATGCATGGTCTGAAGTAGATTTCTGTAGATTTAAGTTTAAAGATGCAGTAAGTGAAAAAGGAAGTTCTGCAAGATGGCATATTGGTGTCATTGCTCAGAGAATTGATGAAGTGTTTAAAAAGCATGGCTTAGATGCAACTGAAATTGGATTACTTTGTTATGACAAATGGGATTCTGAATTTGTAAACAAAGTAGATTCTAAAACAGGTGAATTCACTGGAGAAACAATTGAAGTCGTAAAAGGTGGATTCATGTGGGGGATTCGTGCTGATGAATGCCAATTCCTAGAGATGGCTCTTATGAGACGTGAAACCCAAAAAATGCAACAAGAGATGCGTGAACTTAAAGCAGCTTTATTAAAATAA
- a CDS encoding phage holin, with translation MKINWKVRLKKKTFWVSILSATLLFVQMIAEAFGYDLTGFSDDLTVKFNALLTFLSIVGIVDDPTTKGVSDSDQALEYDEPRK, from the coding sequence ATGAAAATCAACTGGAAAGTACGTTTAAAAAAGAAAACATTTTGGGTGTCAATCCTCTCTGCCACCCTTTTATTCGTTCAAATGATCGCTGAAGCATTCGGTTATGACTTAACAGGATTTAGCGATGATCTAACTGTGAAATTTAATGCACTTCTCACATTTTTATCCATTGTAGGTATTGTAGATGACCCTACTACTAAAGGTGTATCTGACAGTGATCAAGCTTTAGAATATGACGAGCCTAGAAAATAA
- a CDS encoding DUF7359 domain-containing protein yields MNLGKLKFKPGALKLELCKTNKKKIANIVDFNNASVNLNHAAINDLSFSVPLKARYGDEIKTNHIAQLIKQWYLIKATFFNRTEYYVIDSITKNNTIEKEQIQVNCQLSPYMLNKPKIRQYEGISKNLQEIGEVCLKGTSWHIGEIESTLNEKRRSFSIGSITSRFDFLRNICETFDAVPAFDTINNEVSFFEKDSVSKYKGVKISSHNFMIDMTDTRSMEDVVTRLHVTGKDGIVINSVNPTGQGYLDDFSFFLSPFQRDEKRNVIKKSDYMSNELCHSLLDYNEMVNKESEVFKALLNEKKRIEANKMAQENELFVLKSLELQQILDRIEVVKETNGDTKDLIKQRDAKSKQVDAKKAEIGQSDAKLSSINDQIEKLRKRLDMNNFLGEKLSIELSKFVHEDEWTNDNIFDETELYEKSYEELDKRKSPPIDIKTNIVNFYNALSEKEYWNRISIGDIIRVQDKQFGTEYRATLTGMSLNFDDTSISVTVSNGKKTKKEDDFVQLLYKVDKASTEFNTRKIDYNRLTTNYNARNDRISTPPSPPTIGMDSVTHKVNENGSVDISVSWNYPTSDEDKYNIDGFIVHCYPDTSSDTYLFGASLAKEQRISVRYDKRIATFTSQVPTKYFTFGVQSYRNVETSISSNGVLLSDIVQPQTPSENPYRPSNTVEVKGKVNGIRQISTPEKPSSPDINTLWIDPTTNKSELYDGEKWIVQSAGNADSLNGIPPALHEEPNTIPVRDDNGVISASISGSASKLGEYTDKDFILNTAKDSPNGVAALDANGKIKSTNLQQISYVGTYIGNGIQNRAIPLPFPPSLVKVKSTVQNDPALAIVSTSGGYVEEIFESNIYFKGINNLPDNTNGRLLELGFSTGSDSSLKGNKQGVTYFFEAYRNL; encoded by the coding sequence ATGAATTTAGGAAAGCTTAAATTCAAGCCAGGTGCACTTAAATTAGAGCTTTGTAAGACGAACAAAAAGAAAATCGCAAATATTGTTGATTTTAATAACGCTTCAGTCAACCTAAATCATGCAGCCATTAATGATTTGAGTTTTAGCGTACCTCTTAAAGCTAGATATGGTGATGAAATAAAAACTAACCACATTGCTCAACTTATCAAGCAATGGTATTTGATTAAGGCCACTTTTTTTAACCGAACTGAGTATTATGTGATTGACAGTATTACCAAAAATAACACTATTGAAAAAGAACAGATACAAGTAAATTGCCAACTCTCTCCTTACATGCTAAACAAGCCAAAAATCAGGCAGTATGAAGGTATATCAAAGAATTTACAAGAAATTGGTGAAGTTTGTCTTAAAGGAACTAGTTGGCATATAGGTGAAATTGAAAGTACGCTTAATGAAAAAAGACGATCATTTTCCATCGGATCAATTACATCAAGATTTGATTTTCTAAGGAATATTTGTGAAACATTTGATGCTGTTCCTGCATTTGACACTATCAACAATGAAGTATCCTTCTTCGAAAAGGACAGTGTATCTAAATACAAGGGTGTTAAGATTTCATCTCATAACTTTATGATTGATATGACGGATACTAGAAGCATGGAAGATGTCGTGACTAGGCTTCATGTTACTGGAAAAGACGGAATTGTTATCAATTCAGTTAATCCAACAGGTCAAGGTTACTTGGATGACTTTAGCTTCTTTTTAAGTCCATTTCAACGTGATGAAAAAAGGAATGTAATTAAAAAAAGTGACTACATGAGTAACGAATTATGCCATTCCTTGTTAGACTACAACGAAATGGTAAACAAGGAATCTGAAGTATTTAAAGCTCTGTTGAATGAAAAAAAACGGATTGAAGCCAATAAGATGGCTCAGGAAAATGAACTGTTCGTGCTGAAAAGTCTAGAATTGCAACAAATTCTGGATCGTATTGAAGTGGTTAAAGAAACCAATGGCGATACTAAGGATTTAATTAAACAAAGGGATGCCAAGAGCAAACAGGTAGACGCAAAAAAGGCTGAGATTGGTCAAAGCGATGCAAAACTTTCTTCAATTAACGATCAGATTGAGAAACTTAGAAAACGATTAGACATGAATAATTTTTTAGGTGAGAAACTGTCAATTGAATTGTCTAAATTTGTTCATGAAGATGAATGGACTAACGACAACATATTTGATGAAACGGAATTATATGAAAAAAGCTATGAAGAGTTAGATAAGCGGAAATCTCCTCCAATTGACATCAAAACGAATATAGTCAATTTTTATAATGCTCTAAGTGAAAAGGAATACTGGAATAGAATCTCTATAGGCGATATTATTAGGGTTCAAGACAAGCAATTTGGAACTGAATATAGAGCAACTTTGACAGGTATGAGCTTGAATTTTGACGATACGTCTATATCTGTAACAGTCTCAAATGGAAAAAAAACTAAAAAAGAAGATGACTTTGTTCAATTGCTTTATAAAGTTGATAAAGCTTCGACTGAATTCAACACTCGTAAAATTGACTACAATCGACTTACTACTAACTACAATGCACGTAATGATCGTATTTCCACCCCTCCCTCTCCTCCTACTATCGGAATGGACTCTGTCACTCACAAAGTAAACGAAAATGGATCTGTTGATATTTCAGTATCATGGAATTATCCAACCTCTGATGAAGATAAATACAATATAGACGGTTTCATTGTGCATTGTTATCCTGACACATCTTCAGATACCTACTTGTTCGGAGCTTCGTTAGCTAAGGAGCAACGAATTTCTGTTAGATATGATAAGCGAATAGCTACCTTTACTTCACAAGTTCCAACAAAATATTTCACTTTTGGAGTACAGTCATATAGAAATGTTGAAACTTCTATTAGCTCAAATGGTGTTTTGTTATCTGATATAGTTCAACCACAAACACCAAGTGAGAATCCTTACAGACCATCCAATACTGTTGAGGTTAAAGGTAAAGTAAACGGAATACGTCAGATTTCTACGCCTGAAAAGCCTTCTAGTCCAGATATCAACACTCTCTGGATTGATCCTACAACTAATAAATCTGAATTGTATGATGGCGAAAAGTGGATTGTCCAATCTGCAGGAAATGCAGACTCATTAAATGGTATTCCTCCTGCATTGCATGAGGAACCGAACACTATACCTGTTAGAGATGACAACGGTGTGATTTCAGCATCAATATCAGGCAGCGCATCTAAATTAGGTGAGTATACAGACAAAGACTTTATTCTAAACACAGCAAAAGATTCACCAAATGGAGTTGCGGCATTAGATGCTAACGGAAAAATTAAGTCGACCAATCTTCAGCAAATTAGTTATGTTGGTACATACATCGGCAATGGGATTCAAAACAGGGCAATCCCCCTCCCCTTCCCCCCCTCTCTAGTTAAGGTTAAATCAACAGTTCAAAATGATCCTGCATTAGCTATTGTTAGCACAAGTGGTGGTTATGTGGAGGAAATATTCGAATCAAATATCTATTTTAAAGGAATAAACAATCTTCCTGATAACACAAATGGAAGGTTATTAGAGCTTGGTTTTTCCACTGGTTCAGACTCTTCTTTAAAAGGCAACAAACAAGGGGTCACATACTTCTTCGAAGCGTATAGAAATTTATAA
- a CDS encoding YolD-like family protein produces the protein MLRDRGTVKWTAMMLPEHVARLKHDLAETKKIDKPIIDEQQAEEFEATIAYAMSVNKVLNFSIFDSGVVNQLKGFTQYINYEKKMLHIKDMSDDIHFVLLDDIVGVSYD, from the coding sequence ATGCTTAGAGACAGAGGTACGGTTAAGTGGACAGCTATGATGTTACCTGAGCATGTTGCACGACTTAAACACGATCTAGCAGAAACGAAAAAAATAGATAAACCAATTATAGATGAACAGCAAGCAGAAGAATTTGAAGCAACAATTGCTTACGCCATGAGTGTTAACAAGGTGTTGAATTTTTCAATTTTTGATTCAGGAGTTGTCAATCAACTTAAAGGTTTCACACAATACATCAATTACGAAAAGAAGATGCTACATATAAAGGATATGTCAGATGATATACACTTTGTTTTGTTAGATGACATAGTGGGTGTTTCTTATGATTGA
- a CDS encoding SMI1/KNR4 family protein, giving the protein MSFKRIKDKLDQYTIDIRSTKTNNSLNEMKKIEEENGFHISSDYKSFISEYGECWIEDNVYTHLREKPVWLVGESVPVELFYGLEQNDYDIREAIKTYKEQLPEQIIPIADADGGDLICLDVSEINQGKIYFWDHELRDREQDMFLIANTFTEFIEGLFVVEDDDEDIDIEDIDIQLSDDLLKMLKERD; this is encoded by the coding sequence ATGAGCTTTAAACGGATTAAAGACAAACTTGATCAATACACTATTGATATTAGATCAACCAAAACAAATAACTCATTAAACGAAATGAAAAAAATAGAAGAAGAAAACGGATTTCATATTTCTTCCGATTATAAGAGTTTTATTAGTGAATACGGGGAATGTTGGATTGAGGACAATGTATATACCCATTTAAGAGAAAAACCAGTGTGGCTAGTTGGTGAATCAGTGCCAGTCGAATTGTTTTATGGGTTGGAGCAGAATGATTATGATATACGAGAAGCCATAAAAACATATAAAGAACAACTGCCAGAACAAATAATTCCTATCGCAGACGCAGACGGCGGAGACCTAATTTGTTTAGATGTTAGTGAAATAAATCAAGGGAAGATTTACTTTTGGGATCATGAACTTAGAGATAGAGAACAGGATATGTTCCTGATTGCTAATACTTTTACTGAATTTATTGAAGGGTTATTTGTTGTTGAAGATGATGATGAAGATATTGATATAGAAGATATTGATATCCAACTTAGTGACGATCTCTTAAAAATGTTAAAGGAAAGAGATTAA
- a CDS encoding DNA polymerase thumb domain-containing protein codes for MIDYTKFPRHKILCVDMKSFYASISAVMMGLDPLECYLAVVGNTERQGSVVLAASPKLKQDFKIKTGSRLFEIPDDPRIHVVNPKMDTFINVSTKITQLFYRYVPECDVHTYSIDESFLKVDGVMRMWNSVEEIAEHIQDAIMREFGLPCTIGIGDNMLISKLALDLESKKAPNGIVRWRYEDIPGKLWPVRPISKMWGIGRRMEQNLNRMGIFTVGALAKYPLEILENKFGVMGNQMFHHAWGIDLSEIGAPVLQGQVSFGKSQILLRDYTTKDEIKAVILEICEEVAKRTRDHKKAGRTISLGIGYSKEEYGGGFHRSKTIESPTNITMDIYKTCMELFNTFYQHKTVRSISVTLSKIEEDFNQQLTLFDERGLEKRQLGYVMDGIRNKYGSKALLRAVSYTKGGTALYRAGLTGGHQS; via the coding sequence ATGATTGATTACACCAAGTTTCCACGTCACAAGATACTGTGTGTAGACATGAAATCTTTTTATGCTTCCATATCAGCAGTTATGATGGGTTTAGATCCACTAGAGTGTTATTTAGCTGTAGTGGGCAACACAGAGAGACAGGGGAGTGTCGTGTTAGCAGCAAGCCCTAAACTCAAGCAAGATTTCAAAATTAAAACTGGCTCAAGGCTGTTTGAAATACCTGATGATCCAAGAATCCATGTTGTTAATCCCAAAATGGATACATTTATAAACGTTTCAACGAAAATTACACAGCTGTTTTACCGATACGTACCAGAATGTGATGTTCACACTTATTCAATCGATGAATCTTTTTTAAAAGTTGATGGAGTTATGAGAATGTGGAACAGTGTGGAAGAAATTGCTGAACACATCCAGGATGCTATCATGCGAGAATTTGGATTGCCTTGCACAATTGGAATTGGTGACAATATGCTGATCAGTAAGCTTGCCCTAGATTTAGAAAGTAAGAAAGCACCGAACGGTATTGTTAGATGGAGATATGAAGATATTCCAGGAAAACTATGGCCAGTTAGACCAATCTCTAAAATGTGGGGAATTGGGAGACGAATGGAACAAAACTTGAATCGAATGGGGATATTCACAGTTGGCGCATTAGCGAAGTATCCCTTAGAAATCTTAGAAAATAAATTCGGAGTAATGGGGAATCAAATGTTCCACCATGCTTGGGGAATTGATTTGTCTGAGATAGGCGCTCCAGTCTTACAGGGACAAGTGAGCTTTGGAAAGAGTCAAATCTTACTCAGAGACTATACAACTAAAGACGAAATAAAAGCTGTCATTTTGGAAATATGTGAAGAGGTTGCTAAGAGAACAAGGGATCATAAGAAAGCGGGAAGAACAATCAGTTTGGGCATAGGCTACAGCAAAGAGGAATATGGTGGAGGGTTTCACAGGAGTAAAACAATTGAAAGTCCTACCAATATCACTATGGACATATATAAGACGTGCATGGAGTTGTTTAACACGTTTTATCAACATAAAACAGTTAGAAGCATTTCCGTTACTCTAAGTAAAATTGAAGAGGATTTTAATCAGCAGCTAACTTTATTTGATGAAAGAGGATTAGAGAAAAGACAGCTGGGTTATGTTATGGATGGCATTAGAAATAAATATGGATCAAAGGCGTTGTTGAGGGCAGTTTCATACACTAAAGGTGGTACAGCGTTATATAGAGCTGGTTTAACAGGCGGTCATCAAAGTTAA
- a CDS encoding phage tail domain-containing protein, giving the protein MIKESQYFLFNHIRSIDMSVVNVNTEGGLQEENFLAGKTINETFLKDRPEPIVDSIVYEPFEMPLNFYVDQNIREGFYKNRNLTQKKLREIAKWLTVTDYSPLSFSSNLDIVYYAIPLNAMDLVHNCSEDGYIRLTMKVLPFKYSTKISTPWINPSNKIGNILTFDNKGDITVPLSMEIQKIGDGNVTITNLSAYRTPFTIDDLKDREILKIDSVKELMESSLNGYECYEQSNESYVFLGEGQNRIKVEGSCLIRFNYRFKYY; this is encoded by the coding sequence ATGATAAAAGAAAGCCAATATTTTTTATTTAATCATATAAGATCTATTGATATGAGTGTTGTTAATGTTAATACCGAAGGAGGCCTACAAGAAGAGAACTTTTTAGCGGGAAAGACAATAAATGAAACATTTCTGAAAGATAGGCCTGAACCTATCGTTGACAGTATTGTTTATGAACCTTTTGAGATGCCTTTAAACTTTTATGTTGACCAGAACATCCGTGAAGGATTTTATAAAAATAGAAATCTAACTCAAAAGAAACTAAGAGAGATTGCAAAATGGTTGACGGTTACTGACTACTCTCCCCTCTCCTTCAGCTCGAATTTAGATATCGTTTACTACGCAATTCCATTGAATGCTATGGATTTAGTACATAACTGTTCTGAGGACGGTTATATAAGATTAACTATGAAAGTCCTCCCTTTTAAATACAGTACGAAAATCTCAACACCATGGATAAATCCTTCAAATAAAATAGGCAACATTCTCACTTTTGACAATAAAGGAGATATAACTGTCCCTCTCTCAATGGAGATTCAAAAAATAGGTGATGGCAATGTAACAATCACGAATCTTAGTGCTTACCGAACTCCTTTCACAATTGATGATTTAAAAGATAGAGAAATTCTAAAAATAGACTCAGTAAAAGAGTTAATGGAATCCAGTTTGAATGGATACGAATGCTATGAACAATCAAACGAAAGCTATGTGTTTCTTGGTGAGGGTCAAAATAGAATCAAAGTTGAGGGGTCTTGCTTGATAAGATTTAACTATCGGTTCAAATACTATTAA